One stretch of Serinicoccus hydrothermalis DNA includes these proteins:
- the dhaL gene encoding dihydroxyacetone kinase subunit DhaL — protein MADLNAFQSWISACSASIDDRAEDLTELDRAIGDADHGSNMKRGMSACAQLAEQEDFSSIDAYLKKVGMTLVSTVGGASGPLYGTFFLRLAGPLAASEDVGPREFGQALRAGVEGIVARGKAEAGDKTMYDALAPALEAFDEASGSGAGLGESLQAAAQAAAEGRDATEPMVARKGRASYLGERSAGHQDPGATSATVLIEAAAQTLT, from the coding sequence ATGGCTGACCTCAACGCATTCCAGAGCTGGATCTCCGCGTGCTCGGCGAGCATCGACGACCGGGCCGAGGACCTCACCGAGCTGGACCGCGCCATCGGCGACGCCGACCACGGCAGCAACATGAAGCGTGGGATGAGCGCCTGCGCCCAGCTGGCCGAGCAGGAAGACTTCAGCAGCATCGACGCCTACCTCAAGAAGGTCGGCATGACGCTGGTGAGCACGGTCGGCGGCGCCTCCGGTCCGCTCTACGGCACCTTCTTCCTGCGCCTGGCCGGGCCGCTCGCCGCGAGCGAGGACGTCGGTCCCCGCGAGTTCGGGCAGGCCCTGCGGGCCGGGGTCGAGGGCATCGTGGCCCGCGGCAAGGCCGAGGCCGGCGACAAGACGATGTATGACGCGCTCGCGCCCGCGCTGGAGGCCTTCGACGAGGCCTCGGGCTCCGGCGCCGGGCTCGGGGAGTCGCTGCAGGCGGCGGCACAGGCTGCCGCCGAGGGACGGGACGCGACCGAGCCCATGGTCGCGCGCAAGGGTCGGGCGTCCTACCTCGGCGAGCGCAGCGCCGGGCACCAGGACCCGGGTGCCACGAGCGCCACCGTCCTCATCGAGGCCGCCGCCCAGACCCTGACGTGA